The following are from one region of the Cyclopterus lumpus isolate fCycLum1 chromosome 21, fCycLum1.pri, whole genome shotgun sequence genome:
- the upp2 gene encoding uridine phosphorylase 2, with translation MAPILLNCMGNDHNEYIKQLVQVKNPYLDTMEEDILYHFSLGTKTHNLPEMFGDIKFVCVGGSSNRMKAFAQFIHQELEMPGNPEEVSDICEATDRYCMYKVGPVLSMSHGMGVPSISIMLHELIKLLHHAQCRDVVLFRLGTSGGVGLAPGTVVVTDKAVDYSFLAQFEQVVLGKVVTRSTELDEEVANELLQCSSELQNFPTVIGNTLCTHDFYEGQGRLDGALCSFSHEDKLEYLRKAYEAGVRNIEMESSVFAAMCRICGLKAAVVCVALLDRFEGDQITSSHDVLVEYQQRPQVLVSHFIKKRLGRAV, from the exons ATGGCCCCAATTTTGCTTAACTGTATGGGGAATGACCACAATGAGTATATCAA ACAACTAGTCCAAGTGAAAAATCCCTACTTGGACACCATGGAGGAGGATATTCTCTACCACTTCAGCTTGGGCACCAAGACTCACAATCTTCCAGAAATGTTTGGAGATATTAAG TTTGTATGTGTTGGAGGCAGCTCGAATCGAATGAAGGCTTTCGCCCAGTTCATCCACCAGGAACTAGAGATGCCTGGAAACCCAGAGGAAGTCAGCGACATCTGCGAGGCCACTGATCGCTACTGCATGTATAAAGTGGGACCAGTGCTCTCTATGAGT CATGGAATGGGGGTCCCTTCCATCTCTATAATGCTGCATGAGCTCATCAAACTGCTGCACCACGCTCAGTGCcgtgatgtggtcctgtttcgCCTTGGGACATCTGGCGGTGTTG GTCTGGCTCCTGGGACTGTGGTGGTCACGGATAAAGCAGTGGACTACTCCTTCCTCGCCCAGTTTGAGCAGGTGGTTCTGGGTAAAGTTGTGACCAGAAGCACTGAGCTGGATGAGGAAGTGGCCAATGAGCTTCTGCAGTGCTCCTCTGAGCTTCAAAACTTCCCTACTGTGATTGGAAACACCCTGTGCACCCATGACTTTTATGAAG GTCAAGGCCGACTTGACGGAGCTCTTTGCTCCTTCTCTCATGAAGACAAACTGGAGTATCTCAGGAAAGCTTACGAGGCCGGCGTGAGGAATATTGAAATGGAGTCCTCCGTATTTGCGGCTATGTGCCGCATCTGTGGCCTCAAAG cGGCTGTGGTTTGTGTTGCATTGCTGGACCGCTTCGAGGGAGATCAGATCACTTCCTCTCATGATGTCCTGGTGGAGTACCAGCAGAGACCTCAAGTCCTGGTGTCCCACTTCATCAAGAAACGTCTGGGACGCGCTGTATGA